One segment of Arvicanthis niloticus isolate mArvNil1 chromosome 5, mArvNil1.pat.X, whole genome shotgun sequence DNA contains the following:
- the LOC117708326 gene encoding pescadillo homolog translates to MGGLEKKKYERGSATNYITRNKARKKLQLSLPDFRRLCILKGIYPHEPKHKKKVNKGSTAARTFYLIKDIKFLLHEPIVNKFREYKVFVRKLRKAYGKSEWNSVERLKDNKPSFKLDHIVKERYPTFIDALRDLDDALSMCFLFSTFPRTGKCHVQTIQLCRRLTVEFLHYVIAARALRKVFLSIKGIYYQAEVLGQPIVWIAPYAFSHDHPTDVDYRVMATFTEFYTTLLGFVNFRLYQSLNLHYLPKLEGQAQAETKVSEDTYALDSESSMEKLAALSASLARVVVPAIEEAEADEFPTDGEVTAQEEGRRKELEAQEKHKKLFEGLKFFLNREVPREALAFIIRSFGGDVSWDKSLCIGATYDVTDSCITHQIVDRPGQQTPIIGRYHVQPQWVFDCVNARLLLPVAEYFPGVQLPPHLSPFVSEKEGDYIPPEKLKLLALQRGEDPGNLEEEEESEDDEDDDNEGDGDVAAENEDEDAEAESEEEEEAHLSALEQQRLEGKKPQVMAGTVKLEDKQRLAQEEESEAKRLAIMMMKKREKYLYQKIMFGKRRKIREANKLAEKRKAHDDAVRSEKKAKRTRPV, encoded by the coding sequence ATGGGAGGTCTGGAGAAGAAGAAGTATGAACGAGGCTCTGCCACCAATTATATCACACGAAACAAAGCCCGGAAGAAGCTACAGCTGAGCCTGCCTGATTTCAGGCGGCTGTGCATCCTGAAAGGTATTTATCCTCATGAACCCAAGCATAAGAAGAAAGTTAACAAGGGCTCCACAGCAGCTCGAACATTTTACCTTATCAAAGATATTAAATTCCTCCTCCATGAACCCATTGTCAACAAATTCCGAGAGTACAAGGTGTTTGTTCGGAAGCTCCGCAAAGCCTATGGGAAGAGCGAATGGAATTCTGTAGAGCGCCTGAAGGACAATAAACCCAGCTTCAAACTTGACCACATTGTCAAGGAGCGGTACCCCACATTTATCGATGCTTTGCGGGACCTCGATGATGCCCTATCAATGtgcttcctcttctccaccttCCCCCGGACGGGCAAGTGCCATGTGCAGACCATTCAGCTGTGCCGCCGGCTCACTGTGGAGTTTCTACACTATGTCATCGCTGCCCGAGCCCTACGCAAGGTCTTCCTGTCCATTAAAGGCATTTACTATCAGGCTGAAGTGCTGGGTCAGCCCATTGTATGGATTGCACCCTATGCTTTCTCCCATGATCATCCAACAGATGTGGACTACAGGGTCATGGCCACCTTCACTGAGTTCTATACCACACTCCTGGGCTTCGTCAACTTCCGCCTCTACCAGTCACTCAACCTTCACTACCTGCCCAAGCTTGAAGGTCAAGCCCAAGCAGAGACAAAGGTCAGCGAGGACACATATGCATTGGACTCTGAGAGCTCTATGGAGAAACTGGCTGCTCTCAGTGCCAGCCTGGCTCGAGTGGTGGTGCCAGCTATAGAGGAGGCTGAGGCCGATGAGTTTCCTACTGATGGGGAGGTGACAGCACAGGAGGAAGGTCGAAGGAAAGAGCTGGAGGCAcaggaaaagcacaagaaactCTTTGAAGGCCTGAAGTTCTTCCTAAACCGCGAGGTGCCCCGAGAAGCATTGGCCTTCATTATCAGGAGTTTTGGTGGGGATGTATCCTGGGACAAGTCTTTGTGCATCGGAGCCACCTATGACGTCACAGACTCTTGCATCACCCACCAGATTGTTGACCGGCCAGGGCAGCAGACCCCCATCATTGGCAGGTACCATGTACAGCCCCAGTGGGTGTTTGACTGTGTGAATGCCCGGCTCCTCCTCCCTGTGGCAGAGTACTTCCCTGGGGTACAGTTGCCCCCACATCTTTCGCCCTTTGTATCTGAGAAGGAAGGAGATTACATTCCTCCTGAGAAGCTGAAGCTCTTGGCTCTGCAGCGGGGAGAAGATCCAGGAAacttggaagaggaagaggagagcgAGGATGATGAAGACGATGACAACGAAGGTGACGGTGATGTTGCAGCGGAAAATGAGGATGAAGATGCAGAAGCTGAatcggaggaggaggaggaagcgcACCTGTCGGCCTTGGAGCAGCAAAGGCTGGAAGGAAAGAAACCCCAGGTTATGGCCGGCACTGTGAAGCTCGAAGACAAGCAGCGGCTGgcccaggaagaagaaagtgagGCCAAGCGCCTGGCCATCATGATGATGAAAAAGCGAGAGAAGTACCTTTACCAAAAGATCATGTTTGGCAAGCGGCGCAAAATCCGAGAGGCCAACAAGCTCGCAGAGAAGAGGAAAGCCCATGATGATGCCGTGAGGTCTGAGAAAAAGGCCAAGCGGACAAGGCCTGTATGA